Proteins co-encoded in one Streptococcus ruminicola genomic window:
- a CDS encoding class I SAM-dependent methyltransferase codes for MTKMYYAENPDSAHDIHELKVTLLGQSFTFLTDSGVFSKKMVDYGSQVLLNTLDFEKGKTLLDLGCGYGPLGISLAKVQGVKPTMVDINNRAIDLAKQNAQKNGVEADIFQSNIYEKVNGTFDYIISNPPIRAGKQVVHTIISESINYLKVGGNLTIVIQKKQGAPSAKAKMEEVFGNVEILKRDKGYYILRSEKTK; via the coding sequence ATGACTAAAATGTATTATGCAGAAAATCCTGATAGTGCTCACGACATTCATGAATTAAAAGTTACCTTGCTTGGGCAATCGTTTACTTTTTTAACTGATTCAGGCGTTTTTTCTAAAAAAATGGTAGATTATGGGAGTCAAGTCCTTTTAAATACCCTAGATTTCGAAAAAGGAAAGACACTGTTAGATCTTGGTTGTGGGTATGGTCCTTTAGGAATTTCACTAGCAAAAGTTCAAGGTGTTAAACCAACTATGGTTGATATCAATAATCGTGCAATTGATTTAGCGAAACAAAATGCACAAAAAAATGGTGTCGAAGCTGATATTTTCCAATCAAATATCTACGAGAAAGTCAATGGAACATTTGATTATATCATCAGTAATCCGCCAATTCGTGCAGGAAAACAAGTTGTCCATACAATTATTTCTGAAAGTATTAACTATTTAAAAGTTGGTGGCAATTTGACAATTGTTATTCAGAAAAAACAAGGTGCACCAAGTGCAAAAGCCAAAATGGAAGAAGTTTTTGGAAATGTTGAGATTTTAAAACGCGATAAAGGCTATTATATTTTACGAAGTGAAAAAACAAAATAA
- the coaA gene encoding type I pantothenate kinase — protein MTNEFINFDLISRETWQELHRKTQPLLTAEELESIKSLNDNISIQDVIEVYLPLISLIQIYKNAQENLSFSKSIFLKKEASKRPFIIGISGSVAVGKSTTSRLLQLLLSRTFKDSKVEMVTTDGFIYPNKVLIEQNILDRKGFPESYNMELLLNFLDTVKNGMTARIPVYSHEVYDIIPDQEQVIEAPDFLIVEGINVFQNQKNKRIYMTGYFDFSIYIDAENDLIEKWYLERFDSLLELAKTDKTNYYNRFVKMPHKDALEFAKMVWKTVNLVNLEKYIEPTRNRAELILHKTDNHKIDHIYLKK, from the coding sequence ATGACTAACGAATTTATTAATTTTGATCTTATTTCTCGCGAGACTTGGCAGGAATTACATCGAAAGACTCAACCTCTTCTTACAGCAGAGGAACTTGAATCAATTAAAAGTTTAAATGATAACATCAGTATTCAAGATGTTATCGAAGTTTACCTTCCATTAATTAGCTTGATTCAAATTTACAAAAACGCTCAAGAAAATTTATCTTTTTCCAAAAGTATCTTCTTAAAAAAAGAAGCGAGTAAGCGACCTTTCATCATTGGAATCTCTGGTTCTGTAGCTGTTGGTAAATCAACCACAAGCCGTCTCCTACAACTTCTACTCTCTCGTACATTTAAAGACAGTAAAGTTGAAATGGTTACGACAGACGGATTCATTTACCCAAATAAGGTCTTGATTGAGCAAAATATCTTAGATCGCAAAGGATTTCCTGAAAGTTATAATATGGAACTTCTTTTAAACTTCCTTGATACTGTCAAAAATGGAATGACAGCTCGCATTCCTGTCTACTCACACGAAGTATACGACATCATACCAGATCAAGAGCAAGTTATCGAAGCACCCGATTTCTTAATCGTCGAAGGTATCAACGTTTTTCAGAATCAAAAAAACAAACGTATCTATATGACAGGTTACTTTGATTTTTCTATTTATATCGATGCCGAAAATGATTTAATTGAAAAATGGTACCTAGAACGTTTTGACAGCTTACTAGAACTTGCTAAGACAGACAAGACAAACTACTATAATAGATTTGTTAAAATGCCACACAAAGACGCGTTAGAGTTTGCCAAAATGGTTTGGAAAACTGTCAATCTTGTAAACCTAGAAAAATATATTGAACCCACTCGAAATCGGGCAGAATTAATTTTACACAAAACTGATAATCACAAAATCGATCACATTTACTTGAAAAAATAA
- the rpsT gene encoding 30S ribosomal protein S20 gives MEVKTLANIKSAIKRAELNVKQNEKNSAQKSAMRSAIKAFEANPSEELFRAASASIDKAESKGLIHKNKASRDKARLAAKLAK, from the coding sequence TTGGAGGTGAAAACATTGGCAAATATTAAATCAGCTATCAAACGCGCTGAACTTAACGTTAAACAAAACGAAAAAAATTCAGCACAAAAATCAGCTATGCGTTCTGCTATCAAAGCATTTGAAGCTAACCCATCTGAAGAGCTTTTCCGTGCTGCTTCTGCAAGCATCGATAAAGCTGAATCAAAAGGTTTGATTCACAAAAACAAAGCTAGCCGCGATAAAGCACGTCTTGCTGCTAAATTGGCTAAATAA
- a CDS encoding sensor histidine kinase codes for MLNNIHKKLSTGTFSNFFHFFIVFTGIFIIMTTIILQIMRYGLYSSVDTTLKNAADNASDYVTRTMERSDSLQSNNSFSNSGKGKPSSNVASLSNVSVLLYDTNGKIVNAIDAFVQFGTLASSVDEDTIGEIKDEKMTTIFGQTEKYHVLTVRVYSSDYPTIEYATFLISVSQLDEANERYVTITVSVMIIFWMISILASIYLANWMRKPILESYEKQKRFVENASHELRTPLAVLQNRLESLFRRPNATILDNSESIAASLDEVRNMRILTTNLLNLARRDDGLKVELEEIQPSIFNEIFENYNMIAEENGKTFVAHNSADRPIKTDRTLLKQLMTILFDNAIKYTDDDGFIEFTVKTTERQTILTVADNGPGISDADKAKIFDRFYRVDKARTRQKGGFGLGLSLAKQIVDALKGDIQVKDNHPKGTIFEVRFNRHNFGK; via the coding sequence ATGCTGAATAACATACACAAAAAATTATCAACAGGAACGTTTTCTAATTTTTTCCATTTCTTCATTGTATTTACAGGAATTTTCATCATTATGACCACGATTATCTTGCAGATTATGCGTTATGGTCTATATTCTTCTGTAGATACCACTTTAAAAAATGCAGCTGACAACGCAAGTGATTACGTCACACGAACAATGGAGCGTAGTGATTCCTTACAATCTAATAATAGTTTTAGTAATTCTGGAAAAGGAAAACCCAGCTCAAATGTGGCAAGTTTAAGTAATGTCAGTGTGCTATTGTACGATACAAATGGAAAAATCGTAAATGCAATTGATGCGTTTGTCCAGTTTGGGACATTAGCATCTAGTGTTGATGAAGACACTATTGGTGAGATTAAAGACGAGAAAATGACAACTATCTTTGGTCAAACCGAAAAATACCATGTTTTAACGGTTAGAGTGTATAGTAGTGACTATCCAACGATTGAATACGCGACTTTCTTAATCAGTGTTAGTCAGCTTGATGAGGCAAACGAACGTTATGTAACCATAACTGTTTCAGTCATGATTATTTTCTGGATGATTTCAATTTTAGCAAGTATTTACTTGGCAAATTGGATGCGTAAACCAATTTTAGAAAGTTATGAAAAACAAAAGCGTTTTGTTGAAAATGCTAGTCACGAATTAAGAACGCCGTTAGCGGTGCTTCAAAACCGACTTGAAAGTCTTTTTAGACGACCGAATGCAACAATTCTTGATAACAGTGAAAGTATTGCAGCGAGTCTTGACGAAGTTCGTAATATGCGTATTTTAACAACCAATCTTTTGAACCTTGCTAGGCGAGATGATGGATTGAAAGTTGAATTAGAAGAAATCCAACCTTCAATCTTTAATGAAATTTTTGAGAATTACAACATGATTGCCGAAGAAAATGGTAAAACTTTTGTTGCTCATAATTCTGCGGATCGTCCGATAAAAACTGATCGCACCTTGCTTAAACAATTGATGACAATCTTGTTTGATAATGCGATTAAGTACACTGATGACGACGGTTTTATTGAATTTACAGTTAAAACAACAGAACGCCAGACTATTCTAACCGTCGCTGATAATGGGCCAGGTATTAGTGACGCTGATAAAGCGAAAATTTTTGATCGCTTTTATCGCGTTGATAAGGCAAGGACACGTCAAAAAGGTGGCTTTGGACTTGGTCTATCCTTAGCTAAACAAATTGTTGATGCCTTAAAAGGTGATATTCAAGTTAAGGATAATCATCCAAAAGGAACTATCTTTGAAGTTCGTTTTAACCGACATAATTTTGGTAAATAA
- a CDS encoding response regulator transcription factor: MIKILLVEDDLSLSNSIFDFLDDFADVMQVFDGEEGLYEAESGVYDLILLDLMLPEKDGFQVLKELREQGITTPVLIMTAKESLDDKGHGFELGADDYLTKPFYLEELKMRIQALLKRSGKFNDNTLSYHELTADTSTNTTTVNGEKVELLGKEFDLLVYFLQNQNVILPKSQIFDRIWGFDSDTTISVVEVYVSKIRKKLKGTNFAKNLQTLRSVGYILKDAE; the protein is encoded by the coding sequence ATGATTAAGATTTTATTAGTAGAAGATGATTTGAGTTTGTCAAATTCAATCTTTGATTTTTTAGATGATTTTGCAGATGTTATGCAAGTCTTTGATGGTGAAGAAGGGCTTTATGAGGCAGAAAGTGGTGTTTATGACCTCATTTTGCTTGATCTGATGTTGCCAGAAAAAGATGGTTTCCAAGTTCTGAAAGAATTACGTGAACAAGGTATTACGACACCTGTCTTAATTATGACAGCCAAAGAAAGCCTTGATGATAAAGGACACGGTTTTGAACTTGGTGCTGATGATTATTTGACAAAACCATTTTATCTTGAAGAGTTGAAGATGCGTATTCAAGCGCTTTTGAAACGCTCTGGAAAATTCAATGATAATACTCTTTCTTACCACGAATTAACAGCTGATACATCAACTAACACAACAACTGTTAACGGTGAAAAAGTGGAGTTACTAGGTAAAGAATTTGATTTATTGGTTTATTTCTTGCAAAACCAAAATGTTATTTTGCCAAAATCACAAATTTTTGACCGTATTTGGGGATTTGATAGCGATACTACAATTTCAGTTGTTGAAGTTTATGTTTCTAAGATTCGCAAAAAATTAAAAGGAACAAATTTTGCTAAAAATCTACAAACACTTCGTAGTGTAGGGTATATTCTAAAAGATGCTGAATAA
- a CDS encoding M1 family metallopeptidase, which yields MKTVEHFIEKFVPENYNIFLDINRQAKTFSGNVAISGEALDNVISFHQKDLTVASVLLDNQNLEFKIDNDNEAVHVELPETGTMTLVVEFSGNITDNMTGIYPSYYTVDGVKKEVISTQFESHFAREAFPCIDEPEAKATFDLSIKFDQTEGEIVLSNMPEVDAERRKETGLWTFDTTPRMSSYLLAFALGDLQGKTAKTKNGTEVGVFSTKAHALKALDFSLDIAVRVIDFYEEYFGVKYPIPLSYHVALPDFSAGAMENWGLVTYREVYLLVDENSTVKSRQSVALVVAHELAHQWFGNLVTMKWWDDLWLNESFANMMEYVSVDAIEPSWNIFEDFQTGGLPLALKRDATDGVQSVHVEVKHPDEINTLFDPAIVYAKGSRLMHMLRRWLGDDDFRAGLKIYFEKHQYSNTIGRDLWDALSEASGKDVAAFMDAWLEQPGYPVVTAEVVDDTLVLSQKQFFIGESVDENRIWPIPLNSNWKGLPDTLTEARLEIPNYSKLAAENEGAFRLNTENTAHYITNYKGDLLNTVLEQLTELDTVSKLQVIQERRLLAESGEISYAELVPLLTKLSDETSYLVAEAISQVVEGLDIFLEEGSQAQAQFKALISRLMQKNYDRLGFEPKAGESDEDEMVRQNTISLMLYADNEDAVTKAEAIFHQHKDNIEAIPASIRMSVLANQIKHAETEELVSLYLDTYVKTNDGNFKRQLASALSNTKENATVERVLSELKNKDVVKPQDLAMSWYRPFLDKPFSQGAFWTWARENWDWIKAALGGDMSFDKFVIYPANSFKTTERLEEYKAFFEPQLNDMAISRNITMGIKEISARLDLISTSKVAVEEALAAVK from the coding sequence ATGAAAACTGTAGAACATTTTATTGAAAAGTTTGTTCCTGAAAATTATAATATTTTTCTTGATATTAACCGTCAAGCTAAAACTTTTTCAGGTAACGTTGCCATTAGTGGTGAAGCTTTAGATAATGTTATCTCATTCCACCAAAAAGATTTAACGGTTGCTTCTGTTTTGTTAGATAATCAAAATCTTGAGTTTAAGATTGATAACGACAATGAAGCTGTTCATGTTGAGTTGCCAGAAACAGGAACAATGACACTTGTTGTTGAGTTTTCAGGTAATATCACTGATAACATGACTGGTATTTACCCATCATATTACACTGTTGATGGTGTTAAAAAAGAAGTCATTTCAACTCAATTTGAAAGTCACTTTGCGCGTGAAGCATTCCCATGTATCGATGAGCCAGAAGCAAAAGCAACATTTGATTTGAGCATCAAATTTGACCAAACTGAAGGCGAAATCGTACTTTCAAACATGCCTGAAGTTGATGCTGAACGTCGTAAAGAAACTGGTCTTTGGACATTTGATACAACACCTCGCATGTCATCATACTTGCTAGCTTTTGCTCTTGGTGATTTGCAAGGTAAAACAGCTAAAACTAAAAATGGTACAGAAGTAGGAGTCTTCTCAACAAAAGCGCATGCTCTTAAAGCATTAGATTTCTCACTTGATATCGCTGTTCGTGTTATTGATTTTTATGAAGAGTACTTCGGTGTTAAATACCCAATTCCATTGTCATATCACGTTGCTCTTCCTGACTTCTCAGCGGGAGCTATGGAAAACTGGGGCTTGGTAACTTATCGTGAAGTTTATCTTCTTGTTGACGAGAACTCAACTGTTAAGAGCCGCCAAAGCGTTGCGCTTGTTGTTGCTCACGAATTAGCTCACCAATGGTTTGGTAACCTTGTTACAATGAAATGGTGGGATGATTTATGGTTGAATGAATCATTTGCTAACATGATGGAATATGTTTCTGTTGATGCTATTGAACCATCATGGAATATCTTTGAAGATTTCCAAACAGGTGGTCTTCCATTAGCTCTTAAACGCGATGCTACTGATGGTGTTCAATCAGTTCACGTTGAAGTCAAACACCCTGATGAAATCAATACTTTGTTTGATCCAGCTATCGTTTACGCCAAAGGTAGCCGCTTGATGCACATGCTTCGTCGTTGGTTAGGAGATGACGATTTCCGTGCAGGTCTTAAAATTTACTTTGAAAAACACCAATATAGCAATACAATCGGTCGTGACCTTTGGGATGCTTTATCAGAAGCATCAGGAAAAGATGTTGCTGCTTTCATGGATGCATGGTTAGAACAACCAGGATATCCAGTGGTTACTGCTGAAGTGGTTGATGATACACTCGTTCTTAGCCAAAAACAATTCTTCATCGGTGAAAGCGTTGATGAAAACCGTATTTGGCCAATTCCACTTAATAGTAATTGGAAAGGACTTCCAGATACTCTAACAGAAGCTCGTCTTGAAATTCCTAATTACAGCAAGCTTGCTGCTGAAAACGAAGGTGCTTTCCGTTTAAATACAGAAAATACAGCTCACTATATTACAAACTACAAAGGTGACTTGTTAAATACAGTTCTTGAACAATTGACTGAACTTGATACTGTTTCAAAACTTCAAGTTATCCAAGAACGTCGTTTACTTGCTGAAAGTGGTGAAATTTCTTACGCTGAGTTAGTTCCACTTTTGACAAAACTTTCTGATGAAACATCATACTTAGTAGCGGAAGCTATTTCTCAAGTTGTTGAAGGTTTGGATATCTTCTTAGAGGAAGGAAGTCAAGCACAAGCACAATTTAAAGCCTTGATTAGCCGTTTGATGCAAAAGAACTACGATCGTCTAGGATTTGAACCAAAAGCTGGTGAATCAGACGAAGATGAAATGGTTCGTCAAAACACTATTTCATTAATGTTGTATGCTGATAACGAAGATGCTGTCACAAAAGCGGAGGCTATTTTCCACCAACACAAAGACAATATCGAAGCGATTCCAGCCTCAATTCGTATGTCAGTTCTTGCTAACCAAATCAAACACGCTGAAACTGAAGAACTTGTATCTCTTTACCTTGACACTTACGTGAAAACTAATGATGGTAACTTCAAACGTCAATTAGCATCAGCATTGTCAAATACAAAAGAAAATGCAACAGTTGAACGTGTACTTTCTGAATTGAAGAACAAAGACGTTGTTAAACCTCAAGACTTAGCAATGAGCTGGTACCGACCATTCCTTGATAAACCATTCTCTCAAGGGGCATTTTGGACTTGGGCTCGTGAAAACTGGGATTGGATTAAAGCTGCACTTGGTGGCGACATGAGTTTTGATAAATTCGTTATCTACCCAGCTAACTCATTCAAGACAACTGAACGTCTTGAAGAATACAAAGCGTTCTTTGAACCACAATTAAATGATATGGCCATCAGTCGTAACATCACAATGGGTATCAAAGAAATCTCTGCTCGTCTTGATTTGATTAGCACAAGTAAAGTTGCTGTCGAAGAAGCTCTTGCAGCTGTAAAATAG
- the phoU gene encoding phosphate signaling complex protein PhoU has protein sequence MLRSKFDDELEKLHNQFYAMGTEVLSQINKTVRAFISHDRELAKEVIEGDEIVNNFETKLEKKSLEIIALQQPVSQDLRTVITVLKASSDVERMGDHAASIAKATIRVKGEERLPEVEAEIKKMGKAVRNMVEEALDVYVTGDEERAYEVAASDEVIDNYFKEIQNMAVESIRQQPDTVFAGKEYLQVITYLERIGDYARNLCEWVIYLKTGKIIEL, from the coding sequence ATGTTAAGATCAAAATTTGATGATGAATTAGAAAAATTGCATAACCAATTCTACGCTATGGGTACTGAAGTGTTGTCACAAATTAACAAAACAGTTCGTGCTTTCATCAGCCATGACCGTGAATTGGCAAAAGAAGTTATTGAAGGTGATGAAATTGTCAATAACTTTGAAACAAAACTTGAAAAGAAATCTCTTGAGATTATTGCCCTTCAACAACCTGTATCACAAGATTTGCGTACAGTTATCACAGTTTTGAAAGCTTCAAGTGATGTTGAACGTATGGGTGACCATGCAGCCTCTATCGCAAAAGCAACTATTCGCGTTAAAGGTGAAGAACGTTTGCCAGAAGTAGAGGCAGAAATCAAAAAAATGGGTAAAGCTGTTCGCAACATGGTCGAAGAAGCGCTTGACGTTTACGTGACTGGTGATGAAGAACGCGCTTATGAAGTTGCTGCTTCTGATGAAGTGATTGATAACTATTTTAAAGAAATTCAAAACATGGCAGTTGAATCTATCCGCCAACAACCAGATACAGTGTTTGCGGGCAAAGAATACCTTCAGGTTATTACTTATTTAGAACGTATCGGTGACTATGCTCGTAACCTTTGTGAATGGGTTATTTACCTTAAAACAGGAAAAATCATTGAATTATAA